The Micromonospora violae DNA segment GGCCGCCGTGTCGACTCGACCTCGGCCGGGTCGGCGTCGGTCACGGGATTCAGCGAAGGGTCTATCACCGGCACAGCCACGACGCGCCATCGTACAGGCGAGGGTGCGTCGCTTTTGCCGGGCCGGTACGCCCACGGTCGGTTTGCCGGACGTTGCTCCCGTTACGCGGTGATGAAGGGACGTAGTTGTCGATCATCGAACTGGGCGAGGTCCGGGACGAGCCGGCAGCTTCTGCGCCGGCCCGCCGGCCGCGCGCCGCCGGCCGTCCGTCGCGCAGCGCGGCGGTGCTGGTGCTCGCCCTGCTGGGGTTGGGTGGTGCGGCCCCGACACCGCAGCGGACGGTGTACGTCGTGCCGGGGTCGCCGATCTCCTCGGCGTACCTCGCCGCGGACAGCGTCTTCGTGGTGGACCGGCCGGAACCCGAGGGGGGCCGCTACCTGACCGCGTACGCCCAGCCGACACCGACCGACGCTGGTGTGCGGCGGCGGTGGCGGGCGCCGCTGGCCCGCTCCGGTGACGTCATCGATGTCCGGGTCGAACGGCGGCTGGTGCTGGCGGTGGCGGTCAACGCCCCGAACCAGCAGTTCCAGACCACCGCCTACGACGCCGCGACGGGCCGGCAGCGGTGGCAGCAGCCGGGCTCCGTCGACCCGACCGTCCACGACGGTCTGCTGCTGACGAATGTCCGGGAGGACGAGTCGAGCGCGATGAGCGGGATCGACCCCGACTCCGGCGAGCTGATCTGGACGGTGCCGATCCAGTCCTCCACCGGCATCTCCTACCACCTTGTTGAGGGTCGGGTCGACCAGTTCGTGCTGCTTCAGCCCAGCGGCGCGGTGCAGGTGCACGACGCCGGGACCGGCAGACTGCTGCGCAGCGTCGATACGCTGCCCGCCGACCGGAAGGCGTACCAGCGGATTCAGGTCGTCGGCGACCTGCTGCTGCTCGTCCCACCCGGCGCCAACCGGCTGGTGAGCTACGGGCTGGCCGATCTGTTGCCACGGTGGACGGTCGAGATGCCGTTGGTGGCCTACGTGGTCGGCTGCGCCGGTCTGCTCTGCGTGATTCCGCAGACCGGCGGCCTCCAGGTGCTCGACCCGGCCACCGGGGCGGTGCGGTGGTCCGACCGGGGCCAGGACAACCTGGCCGACGTCCGAGATGGTCGGTTGTTGATGGCGAAGCCCGGCCGGGGGTACGAGGTGCGGGACGCGGCGACCGGGCAGGTACGAGCCGAGCTGGGCGCGTGGAGTCTGACGCGGGTGCTCCGACGGGTCGACCCGCTGGTCGGTGTGCGGCGGGGTGAGCGCGGTCGGATGCTCGTCGCCGAACTCGACCTGGTGGCCGGCGGAACACGGATCCTCGACGTGTTGCCGGGCATCGCCGGCGGTTGTCAGGCGTCCCTGCCGGTCCTGCTGTGCCAACGCCTCGACGGTACCTTCGGGCTGTGGCGGTTGACCCGATGACCGGGCCGGTGATCGACCTCGGCGAGTTGCGGCACGGCCCCGACCCGGAGCCGTCGCTGCGCCCACCCCGCGCGCAGAGTCGTCCGCTGCGCTGCGCGCTGGTCGTGCTGCTCGCGCTGGTCACGCTCGCCGCCGCCGACGTTGCGCCGCCCCGGCTGGCCCCGGTGACGCTGTCGGCCCGGCCCGGGTCCGACGTCATGATCGACGGTGACCGCCTCCTGATCCTGGAGCCGTCAAGCCAGTCGCGACCTGGGCGGCTGGCCGCGTATCACCTGCCCGGCGGCGAGCTGGTCTGGCAGGTGCCGCTGTCGACGGAGGCCCGGTACTGGGGAATGACCGCGCTGGCCGGGATGGTGCTGGCCACCGGGTACGAGATCGGTCCGCAGGGCCGGGGGAACCTCACGATGGCACTGGACCGGGCGACCGGGGCGTACCGGTGGCAGCAGCCGGGCACCGTTTTCGAACTGGTCGACGGCAACCTGCTGCTGCGCACCGGTGGTGAGACCGAACCGTCCGGTGTGCGCGCGATCGATCCGTGCTGCGGCACCGTGCGTTGGCAGCTCGCCGGCGTCAGCGCCGCGGTGACCCTGCGCGGCACCGAGCGCGGGGTGGACCGGGTGGTGTTCAACCAGTTGGACGGGCCGGTCGAGGTACGCGACGCGACCACCGGCGCGGTGCTGGCCCGCGCCGATCTGCGCCCGCCCGACGGCGGTCCGATCGATCTGGACGTGATGGACGACCTGCTGGTGGCGCACGACAGGGGCGCGGGCACGATCACCGCGTACGGGTTGGACCAGCTCGACAAACGCTGGACCCGCACGAGGGTGCAGATCGACTTCGCGTTGGACTGCGGCCCGGTCCTCTGTATGCGCGCCACCAACGAGATGCAGGCGGTCGACCGGATGACCGGCGAGGTGCGCTGGAGCAGCAGCCGGTGGGGGTGGGCCTGGCCGGCCGGCGGGCGGCTGATGGCCAACCTCAGCGGCGTCGGCCCGTTGGAGCAGTACCTGGTGCTCGATGCGCTGACCGGCCGGCAGTTGGCCGACCTGGGCCGGTGGGAGCTGTACCAACTTGGTCCTGGGGGCCGGCTGGTCGGCATCCGCCGGCATCCCGACGGCGGGGTGCTCGTCGGCGAGTTGGACATCGGCGCGGGAACGGTGCGCATCGTGGATGTGCTGCGCGATGCCACCGGGGAGTGTCAGGTGGTCACCGGTTACCTGGTGTGCAATGCCGCCGCGCCCAGCTCGTACCAGCTCTGGAAACTGGCCGGCTGATCACCAGTTGGCCTGGGCGGGCGGCGGCGGCAGCGGCACCGACGCGGGTCGCAGCACGTACGCCACCCCGCCGCTGCCGCGCTGCCAGACGGTCTCGAAACCCTGCCGGGGCACGGTACGACGGACCGCGTCGTCGTCCGGGGCGTACGGGTCGTTGAGCACCGGGTCGCCGTCGGTGGTGAAGCCGACCAGCACCATCAGGTGCCCGCGGGTGTCGTACCCGAGCCCCGGCACCTCGTCGGCCCGGAACGCGGCGGAGACGATCAGGGGGATGCCGGCGGCGATGAACGCCTCCGCCTCGTTCAGCGACCGCAGGCGGGTGACGAACGCGTCCACCCCGTGCAGTCCGGCGTACGCGGTGTTGAACGGCCAGTTGCCGGCCCCGGCGTACGCGTGGTCGTAGCAGTGTCGGGCAGCGTGCACCACCACCGGACGAGGGCCGGACGGCTCCACCCAGGCGTAGTGCTCCGGCGTCGGCTCGGCACCCCAGTAGGCGAGCACCATCGAGGTGCAGGTGGGGCTGCACCAGGAGTCGCCGCCGCCACCCCACTGCGGGTACTGGCCGGCGTGCAGCCGCTGCGAGTAGCGCGGCACGTCCAGCACGATCCCATGGGCGGCGGACGAGGCGGGCGACGGTGCACCGGTCGGGCCGGGTAACGCGGGGCCGGTGGCGACCGCGCCGATGCTGCGCAGCACCGGGCCGCTCGGGCTGCCGGCCGGTCGGTGCAGTGTCACCCGCGCCTGCCAGCCGGTGACCGTCGCGCCGGTCACGACCAGGGTGTCGGTGTCGACAGCGGCGTCGCCGTCGCGCTGCCCGGGTATCGAGGTGCGTCGTACCGCCCGGTCGTCGGCCGCCCAGCGGGCCAGCCGGTACCAGCCGGTGGCGGGCGCGTCGTCGTGCCAGCCGCGTAGCTCGACCTCGATCCAGCAGCCGTCCGGGGTGTCGGCGGTCCAGGACGGCACCACCTCGGCGACGGCGAAGCCGACCCGCACCGGCGGTGACGTCCAGGCGCTCCGCTCGTCGTCGCCGGCCACGCCCTCGACACTGCCCGCTGCCGAGTCGGCCGGTAGGTGGAAGCCCCGGTAGGCGATGTCCCGCCGGGTGGGTGGTGCCGCGATTGTCATGCCAGGTCCGTCCGTCGTTCGGTGCCGCCGGCCAGCATCGCGTACGCCGCGCTGGCCCGCAACGCCGCCCGGCGCGGACGGCGAGGGACGATGGTTGCCGGCCGGCACTAGGTTGTCGGTGGTCAGCAGCGAGGAGGCCGGGATGCGGGTACTGGTGGTCGAGGACGAGCGCAACCTCGCCGACGCGATCGCACGGGGGTTGCGCAAGCGGGGGATGGCGGTCGACGTGGCGTACGACGGCGACGCCGGCCACGAGGCGGCGTTCGTCACCCGGTACGACGTGGTGGTGCTCGACCGGGACCTGCCCGGCGTCCACGGCGACCAGATCTGCGCCGACCTGGCGGCCTCCGGCGCGTTGACCCGGGTGCTGATGCTCACCGCCAGCGGCACGGTGGCCGACCGGGTGGAGGGGTTGCAGCTCGGGGCGGACGACTACCTGCCCAAACCGTTCGCCTTCGACGAGTTGGTCGCCCGGGTGCAGGCGCTGGGTCGACGGGCCACCCCGGCCGCGCCGCCGGTGCTCGAACTGGCCGACCTGGTGCTCGACCCGGCCCGCCGGGTGGCCACCCGCGCCGGTGTGCCGATGGACCTGACCAACAAGGAGTTCGGCGTGCTCAGCGAACTGCTCAAGGCGCGTGGCGCGGTGGTCTCCAGTGAGGAGTTGCTGGAACGGGTGTGGGACGCGAACACCGACCCGTTCACCACCATCGTCCGGGTCACCGTGATGACACTGCGCAAGAAGCTCGGTGACCCGCCGTTGATCGAGACGGTGGTCGGGGCGGGCTACCGCACGGCCGAGGTGCGCGCGTGAGCGCGAGGAGTGAGCCGGGGTTGCGAGCCCCGCAGTCGCGAACCGAGGTGGCACGGTGAGTCGCCGACTGCGGCCTACGTTGCGGTTGCGGTTGACCGTGCTCAACGGTGTGCTGCTCATCGGGGCGGGCGCGATCCTGGTGCTGCTGGCCTGGCTGTTGGTCCGCGACGCGTTGCGACCCACCGACGAGTTGGTGCCTGGCACGACCGTGCTGCTCTCCGACGGCCGGGAGATGGACGCCGCCCAGTGGCAGCAGCAGTTGGTCGACGCCGCCTCGGGGGAACTGCTGGCCAAGGGCCTGGTCGCGTTGTTGGCGATCAGCGTGGTCGGGGTGGCCGGCGCGTACGCGGTCGCCGGCCGCGCGCTGCGCCCACTGCACCAGGTCACGGCGACCGCGCAGCGGCTCGGTGAGGCGACGCTGGATCAGCGGATCGGTTACTCGGGCGCTGACGACGAGGTGGCCGAGCTGGCCAAGACGTTCGACGCCATGTTGGACCGGATCGCGTCCGCGTTCGAGGCCCAGAAGCGGTTCGTGGCGAATGCCTCGCACGAGCTGCGTACCCCGCTCGCGGTGATGCGGACGGAAATCGACGTGACGCTCAGCGACGACGACGCGGACGCCGCCGAGTACCGCCGGATGGCCACCGTCGTCCGTGATGCCTCGGAGCGGGCCAACGGCCTCGTGGACGCGCTGCTGGTGTTGGCCCGCAGTGAGGCGCAGGCTGGGCGGCAGTTGGGCCGGCGTACGGAGTGTGACCTCGCCGCGGGCACGGCCAACGCGCTGTCGGCGATGCGCCGCGAGGTGGAACGGATCGGCCTTCGGGTGCAGACGTCGTTGGAGTCCGCGCCGGTGATCGGCGATCCGGGGCTGCTCGACCGGCTGGCCGGAAACCTGATCGAGAATGCGGTCCGCTACAACCACCTGCACGGCCGGCTCTGGGTGCGCACCGGCACCGACGGCGACCGATCCTGGCTGGTGGTGGGGAACACCGGCTTCGAGGTGGACCAGGCCGACGTGCCGGGGTTGTTCGAGCCGTTCCGGCGCGGTGGCCGGGAACGCACCGGGGCCCGGGGCTCCGGCCTGGGGTTGTCCATCGTCCGGGCGGTCTGCGCCGCGCACGGCGGTTCCGTACGGGTGGTCGCGCAGCCTGGTGGCGGCCTGGAGGTGACGGTCACCCTGCCGTCGGCGGACGCGCCGGCGGTGCCTGGCACGGTGGCTACCGCCGGCTGACCGGGGTTGCGCGCCTCGCTCGGCCGATGGCAAGATCGCATCGTCAGTTCGAGATGAAAGGGGGTGCGTTGATGTCCACCAATGTTGGCTCCGCATCCCGGGTCCACGCCGGCTGACGTCCCGGAGACGGAGCGCCCCCGCACGGGTTGGGCGCTGATCGCCCATTCGATGGGGAACCAGTTTCTGCGTGGTGTAACGCGCCCGGACTCGGGCGGCACCACGTGAACGCCGTGGAAGGACCACTGTGAGTTCGACGATCCACAACATCAGCATCGACTGTTCCGACACGTACGCCCTGGCCGGTTTCTGGTCGCAGGTCTTCGACTGCCCTCGGCAGCCTGACGACTTCCCCGGTGACCCGGAGGCGATGCTCCTGCCGCCGGGTGGCCCGGAGGTGCTCTTCATCGCGGTCCCGGAGGGCAAGTCGGTGAAGAACCGCCTGCACCTGGACCTTGAACCGGCCGACCGGACCCGGGCCGAGGAGGTCGAGCGACTGCTCGGCATCGGCGCGACGCTCGTCGACGACCGGACCCGACCGGACGGCACCGGTTGGGTGGTGCTCGCCGACCCGGAGGGCAACGAGTTCTGCGTGCTGCGCAGCGCTGCCGAGCGGGCAGCGGCGTCAGGCGCGTAGCTTCCGCCGTACGGCACGGGGCCCCGGCCACCCGAGGGTGGCCGGGGCCCCGTGCTCGTCCAGCTCAGGACTGCTGTTCGACCTGACCCCGGATCGCGGCGAACTCGGCCTTCGCCTGGTCGGCGGTCTTGAAGTACATCACCACCATGCCCAGACTGCCCCGGTCGGCCCAGACACAGATGCCCAGCGGCACGGTCTCGACCTTGCCGTTGCCGCAGCGCGCCTCACCGCCGAGCGGGCCGGCGTCGATGGCCGTCATGCCGCTCACCGTCAACTGCTCGTCGAGCCCCTGCACGTAGTCGTCGAGCGCCTTCTTCGGGTCCGCCAACAGCGCCGACACGCCCGTGATCATGACGAGGTCCTGCTTCGCCGGGTCACCGTAGAAGGCAGCGACGGTGCTCGTCTGGGTCCTCGCCGCCCCCTTCATCCCGCTGGCCGCCTGGTCGGCGGCCCGCTGCAGCTGCGGTTCGGTGAGCTTCGGCCGGCCGGCGAGGGTGGCCGGCGCGACCACCCGGGTCTTGCTGGCGTCCACGACCGAGCCCACGTCGTCCTTCACGACGAGCCAGGTGATCGCCGCGCCGCCGAGGCAGAGCACCAGCACCACGGCCAACACGATCAGAATGATCTTGCCGACGTTCGACTTCTTCGCCGGGGGCGGGCCACCGACCAGGCCCGGGTCACCGTAGGGCTGACCGGGCTGCGCGGACGGGAAACCGGGCTGTGCGGCCGGAAAGCCCTGCGGCGCGGCCGGGTAGCCCTGCGGCGCGGCCGGGTAGCCGGGCTGCGCGGGCGGGACGCCGGGCTGCGCGGGCGGGAAGCCCTGGGGCGGAGGCGGGAAACCAGCGGGCTGCTGCGGCTGTCCCTGCGGCGGCGGCCAACCGCCCGGCTGCTGTGGCTGCCCCTGCGGCTGCGGCGGCGGCCAACCGCCGGGCTGCTGCGGCTGGTTGGGGGAATCGTGCGGCGGACCGTAGGGATTGGCCGGCGGCTGAGACATCAGTCAGCTCCAAGATGGGGGTGCAAAACGTGTGATCCTAACCCGGGGCGCTGCCCGCCGTTGCCCCCGCACGGATCCGCACCCCGCGCTGGCCTGCCCACACACGACCGTGGTGGCCCCCGGCCGCACCCGGGCGCGGTGGCCGGCCGTCCACAAACGGCCGCGGTGGCCGTCCCGTGCACGAGGCACGGTCCGGCCACCGCGACGGTGGTACGGCGATCGGTCAGGCCGGCAGACTCGCCGCGCCGGGCGGCAGGAACCGCTGGCCGGTGACCCGCTCGGAGGTGCCGGTCCGGTCCAGGTACGGCGTGACGCCGCCCAGGTGGAACGGCCAACCGGCACCCAGGATCATGCACAGGTCGATGTCCTGCGCCTCGGCGACCACACCCTCGTCCAGCATCAGCCGGATCTCCTGCGCGAGCGCGTCGAGCGCGTTCTGGCGTACCTGCTCGGCGGTCAACGGCTGGTCACCCACGACGAGCAGCGCGGCGACCTCCTCGTTGACCTGGTCGTCGACCACGATCGGCTGGCCCGAGTCGGCGATCCGCTTGAGGTTCTCGCTGACCCCGAACCGGTCCGGGTACGCGGCGTGCAGGGTGCCGCCCACGTGGTACGCGACGGCCGGCCCGACCAGTTGCAGCAGGGCGAGCGGGCGCATCGGCAGGCCCAGCGGGTCCAGTGCGCTGTTCGCCACGTCCAGCGGGGTGCCGGCGTCGACGGCGGCGAAGACGGTGCCCAGGAAGCGGGTGAGCAGCCGGTTCACCACGAACGCCGGGGCGTCCTTGACCAGCACGCTCGACTTCTTCAACTGCTTGCCCACGGCGAACGCGGTGGCCAGGGTGACGTCGTCGGTGCGCTCACCCCGGACGATCTCCAGCAGCGGCAGCACCGCCACCGGGTTGAAGAAGTGGAAGCCGACCACCCGCTCCGGGTGCTCCAACTCGGCTGCCATCTCGGTGATCGACAGCGAGCTGGTGTTGGTGGCGAGCACCGCCTCCGGAGAGACGACCTTCTCCAACTCGGCCCAGACCTGCTTCTTGACGCCCAGGTCCTCGAAGACCGCCTCGATGACGAAATCCGCGTCGGCGAAGGCGCTCTTGTCGACAGTGCCGCTGACCAGGCCGTACAGCTTTGCGGCGGTGCCCTTGTCCATCCGGCCCTTGGTGACGGCCTTCTCGATCTGGGTGTGCACGTAACCGACGCCCTTGTCCACCCGGGACTGGTCGAGGTCGGTCAGCACCACCGGCACCTGGAGGCGGCGGGCGAACAGCAGCGCCAGCTGGCTGGCCATCAGGCCCGCGCCGACGATGCCGACCTTGGTGATCGTCCGGGCCAGGCCCTTGTCGGGTGCGCCGGCCGGGCGCTTGGCCCGCCGCTGCACCAGGTCGAACGCGTACAGGCCGCTGCGCAGCTCCTCGGAGAAGATCAGGTCGGCCAGGGCCTCGTCCTCGGCGGCGGTGCCGGCGGCGAAGTCGCCGTCCTTCGCCGACTCCAACAGGTCGAGCGCCTTGTACGCGGCCGGGACCGCGCCGTGCAACCGCTGGTTGAGCGTCTCCCGGGCGAAGTAGAGCACGCCCGCCCACATGTCCTTGTCGACAGCGGGGCGGGTCACGGTGACCTGACCCCGGACCACGTCGGCGGCCCACTCCAGAGACCGCTCCAGGAAGTCGGCCGGCTCCAACAGGATGTCCGCGATGCCCAGCTCGGCCGCCTGCTGCGGCTTGAGCATCTTGTTCTGCATCAGCGGGTTCTGGATGATCACCTGGGTCGCGGCAGGAATGCCGATCAGGTTCGGCAGCAGCTGGGTGCCACCCCAGCCGGGCACCAGACCCAGGGAGACCTCGGGCAGCGCGAGAGCCGCCGCGCCGCCGGAGAGCGTCCGGTAGTGGCAGTGCAGCGCCAGCTCCAGGCCCCCGCCCATCGCCGCGCCGTTGACGAACGCGAACGTGGGGACCGTGCTGTCCTTGAGCCGGGCGAAGACCCGGTGGCCGAGCCGGCCGATCTCCAACGCCTGCGCGCGGTCGGCGAGCTGCGGCAGGCCGACGATGTCCGCGCCCACGCAGAAGATGTACGGCTTGCCGGTGATGGCGATGAACGCCGGGTCCGCGGCGAGCGCGGCGGTGATCGCCTCGTCCAGGCTGGCCAGCCCACCAGGGCCGAAGGTGTTCGGCTTGGTGTGGTCGAGGCCGTTGTCCAGCGTGATCAGGGCGGCGGGCCGGTCCAGCCCCGGTACGTTCACCGCGCGCAGCAGCGCCCGGGTGACGACCTCGTTCGGTGCGGCGAGCGTGCTCACTTGTTGCCCTCCGTCCAGTGCGGGTTCTCCCAGATGACCGTGCCGCCCATGCCGATGCCGATGCACATCGCGGTCAGGCCGTAGCGGACCTCGGGGTGCTCGGCGAACTGGCGGGCCAGCTGCGTCATCAGCCGTACGCCCGAGGAGGCCAGCGGGTGACCGATGGCGATCGCGCCGCCCCACGGGTTGACCCGCGCGTCGTCGTCGGCGATGCCGAAGTGGTCGAGGAAGGCGAGCACCTGCACGGCGAACGCCTCGTTCAGCTCGAACAGGCCGATGTCGTCGATGCTGAGCCCGGCGAGGCGAAGCGCCTTCTCCGTCGACGGAATCGGGCCGACGCCCATCACCTCCGGCTCGACGCCGACGAAGCCGAACGACACCAGCCGCATGGCGACCGGCAGGCCCAGCTCGCGGGCGGTGGCCTCGTCGGCGAGCAGGCTCGCGGTGGCGCCGTCGTTCAGGCCGGCCGCGTTGCCCGCGGTGACCTTGCCGTGGGGGCGGAACGGGGTCTTGAGGGTGGCCAGCTTCTCCAGCGAGGTGTCCCGGGGGGCCTCGTCCACCGTGGCCAGGCCCCAGCCGCCGTCGGCGTCGCGGATGGACATCGGCACCAGGTCGTCCTGGAGCTTGCCGTTGGCGTACGCCTTGGCGGTCTTCTGCTGCGAGGCGAGCGCGAACGCGTCGGTGCGTGCCTTGGTGATGTGCGGGACCAGGTCGTGCAGGTTCTCCGCGGTGGCACCCATCACCAGCGCGGACGGGTCGACCAGCTTCTCGGCGATGATGCGCGGGTTGGGGTCGACGCCCTCACCCATCGGGTGGCGGCCCATGTGCTCGACGCCACCGGCGATGGCGATGTCGTACGCGCCCATGGCGATGCCGCTGGCCACGGTGGTGACCGCGGTCATCGCCCCCGCGCACATCCGGTCGATGGCGAAACCGGGAACGGTCTTCGGTAGCCCGGCCAGCAGGGCGGCGGTGCGGCCGATGGTGAGGCCCTGGTCGCCGATCTGGGTGGTGGCCGCGATGGCGACCTCTTCGACCCGCTCCGGGGGCAGCTGCGGGTTGCGACGCAGCAGTTCCCGGATGCAGCGGATCACCAGGTCGTCGGCGCGGGTGTTGGCGTACATGCCACCCGCCTTGCCGAACGGGGTACGGACGCCGTCGACGAAGACGACGTCGCGAACTTCACGGGGCACTGGAGCCTCCTAGCCGAGGGGCACGTTCCCCCGAATGCTACTCGTCAGTAACCAACCCCGTCCCCACCCCCCGGCTGTGGCCCACCCCACACCCTGCCCCGGTTGATCATGAAGTTACTGCCGAGACATGTCGGCCGCGCTGGCACGAACTTCATGATCAACCGGATATGGGTGGGGTGGTTCGGTTAGGTGGTTGGTGGGGTTAGGGCTTTGGTCAGGTCGGGGGTCAGGAGGCCGATCTGCCACTCGCGGGCATTGAGGCCGCGCAGGGTCTCCGCGACCGACTCCTCGGTGATCTCCTCCGGTGGGGTCCACGCGAGCCGGCGGACCGAATCCGGAGTGATCAGGTTCTCCGGCGGAAGGTTGTGCTCACCGGCGATGCGGATCACGACCTCCCGACAACGGGCCAGCCGACCGGCCGCCACCGGGTCCCGTTCGGCCCAGCGGTGCGGCGGGGGCGGGCCCTCCACGGCCGGCGAGACCGGCAGGGAGTCGTCCGGCAACTGCCGGGCGTCGTCGAGCGCGGCGAGCCAGGTGCGGGCCAGCCGACGGACCGACCGACCACCGAAACCGGGCAGGGTCAGCAGCGTCTTCTCGTCCTTCGGGTCCAGCTCGGCCGCGGCGATGATCGCCGAATCGGGCAACACCCGACCGGGCGCGGCGTCCCGCCGGGCCGCGATCTGGTCCCGGGCGTACCACATCGAGCGGACCCGGGCCTGAGCCCGCGCCCCCCGCAGCCGGTGGATGCCCGAGGTGCGCCGCCACGGTTCCGCGCGGACCCGCGGCGGGCGGGCCCCGGTGCGGACCAGTGCGGCGAACTCCTCCGCGGCCCAGGCCGACTTGCCCTGCCGGGTCAACTCGGCGTCGAGCGCGTCCCGCAGGTCGGTGAGCAGCTCCACGTCGAGGGCGGCGTACGTCAACCAGGACTCGGGCAGCGGTCGGCTCGACCAGTCGGCCGCCGAGTGGTGCTTCTCCAACGTGAACCCGAGCAGCTGTTCGGTGAGCGCGGCGAGTCCGACGCGCTCGAAGCCGGCCAACCGGGCCGCCAGCTCGGTGTCGAACAGCCGGCG contains these protein-coding regions:
- a CDS encoding ribonuclease D, with product MTDEPPLHRRPTEELPGNAPQHPPSAQPQPAGEGADPTDGGPVPLIAPRDGTPEPVAAPAELAEVVARFAAGTGPVALDAERASGYRYSQRAYLVQLRRAGAGTALIDPLPLPDLSALDAVIGEAEWVLHAASQDLPCLAEVGLRPRRLFDTELAARLAGFERVGLAALTEQLLGFTLEKHHSAADWSSRPLPESWLTYAALDVELLTDLRDALDAELTRQGKSAWAAEEFAALVRTGARPPRVRAEPWRRTSGIHRLRGARAQARVRSMWYARDQIAARRDAAPGRVLPDSAIIAAAELDPKDEKTLLTLPGFGGRSVRRLARTWLAALDDARQLPDDSLPVSPAVEGPPPPHRWAERDPVAAGRLARCREVVIRIAGEHNLPPENLITPDSVRRLAWTPPEEITEESVAETLRGLNAREWQIGLLTPDLTKALTPPTT